The Deinococcus wulumuqiensis R12 genome has a window encoding:
- a CDS encoding transposase — MLNKDAYQAVMAAFAQSVGAGPEHHVLVVEDGGGFHVPALQGHPVGIQTVTLPPYSPELQPVERLWKLTDATLANQCFESLDDLQTTLGEQCAWLETQPDLLTRHTLFHWWPLYRN, encoded by the coding sequence GTGCTCAACAAGGACGCGTATCAGGCGGTGATGGCTGCTTTTGCTCAGAGTGTCGGTGCAGGGCCAGAACATCATGTCCTGGTCGTTGAGGACGGCGGCGGCTTTCATGTCCCTGCACTGCAGGGACATCCAGTAGGCATACAAACGGTGACTCTGCCGCCCTATTCTCCCGAGTTGCAACCCGTTGAACGGCTCTGGAAACTGACCGATGCAACGCTAGCAAACCAATGTTTCGAAAGCCTGGATGACCTTCAAACAACACTCGGCGAACAGTGCGCTTGGCTGGAAACTCAGCCTGACCTCCTCACCCGACACACCCTTTTCCACTGGTGGCCCTTGTACAGGAATTAA
- a CDS encoding IS630 family transposase (programmed frameshift), with protein MGRQKRFVVNLPEAERQKLIDMTKKGMISARVMTRARVLLLADEQLHDKVIAERLAVSKGMIGQIRRKYATDGVAAALYEKPRPKQPPKLDPKATAILIAETCSDAPEGYAKWTMQLLADRLVALGVVDSISDETVRKTLKKNALKPWQVESWCVSKVGADFVWRMEEVLDTYALPYDPEYPVVCLDEKSVQLLDHVREPLPPVPGYPARVDHEYKRCGTVNLFIEFEPLTGQRSVTVTERRTSQEYAARLQALDRRYPEAKKIRLIQDQLSTHSPAALYDTLPAEEANRLRKRFEWIYTPKHASWLNMAEMEWAALQRQCLDRRIAAKEALETEVAAWERHRNARAVKVNWEFTTQAARGKMARHYKQVE; from the exons ATGGGACGCCAAAAGCGATTCGTCGTCAACCTTCCTGAAGCTGAGCGTCAGAAGCTCATCGATATGACGAAGAAGGGAATGATCAGTGCGCGAGTCATGACTCGCGCACGTGTCCTTCTCCTGGCAGATGAACAGCTGCATGACAAGGTGATCGCTGAACGGCTGGCCGTCAGCAAAGGAATGATCGGTCAAATCCGCAGAAAATATGCGACTGACGGGGTAGCTGCTGCTCTTTACGAAAAACCGCGCCCCAAGCAGCCCCCAAAACTTGATCCGAAAGCCACGGCGATCCTGATCGCAGAAACCTGCTCGGATGCGCCAGAGGGGTACGCGAAGTGGACGATGCAGCTTCTCGCTGATCGTCTTGTCGCTTTAGGCGTCGTAGACAGTATTTCTGATGAGACCGTCCGAAAAACGCTTAAAAAAA ACGCACTCAAACCCTGGCAGGTCGAGAGCTGGTGCGTCTCCAAAGTAGGGGCAGACTTTGTCTGGCGTATGGAGGAAGTGCTGGATACGTACGCTTTGCCCTATGACCCTGAATATCCAGTGGTCTGCCTCGATGAAAAATCTGTCCAGCTTCTCGATCATGTTCGTGAGCCGCTCCCACCCGTGCCGGGATACCCGGCACGGGTCGATCACGAGTACAAGCGCTGTGGGACAGTTAATCTCTTTATCGAATTTGAGCCGCTGACGGGGCAGCGCAGTGTGACGGTGACTGAGCGGCGAACGTCACAGGAATACGCAGCTCGTTTGCAAGCATTGGATCGACGCTACCCAGAGGCGAAGAAAATCCGGCTGATCCAGGACCAGCTTTCGACCCATTCACCAGCAGCGCTCTACGACACATTGCCCGCAGAAGAAGCGAACCGCTTGAGAAAGCGGTTCGAGTGGATCTATACGCCAAAACACGCGTCCTGGCTGAATATGGCCGAGATGGAATGGGCCGCTCTGCAACGTCAGTGTCTGGATCGCCGTATAGCGGCGAAAGAAGCACTTGAGACGGAAGTTGCCGCCTGGGAGCGGCACAGAAACGCCAGGGCAGTCAAAGTGAATTGGGAATTCACGACCCAGGCAGCAAGAGGCAAAATGGCGCGTCACTACAAGCAAGTCGAATAG
- a CDS encoding helix-turn-helix domain-containing protein, which produces MKKFYKTVAFKHEAEDFWAIYKVSTCAVERRRAQFFAFLAEGKSETETLELTRYSVSGARQIIERYNRLGLSGLKDARHENQGAPPVLTAEEQQQFAAALQQDFDQGVVWDGNRAQSWVKEVLGKEIYLGRGYERMRQAGFSPQKPRPRHKKGDPVAKEASKTKS; this is translated from the coding sequence TTGAAAAAGTTCTATAAAACGGTGGCGTTCAAGCACGAAGCTGAAGATTTCTGGGCTATCTACAAGGTCAGTACCTGTGCGGTAGAACGGCGACGCGCCCAGTTCTTTGCCTTCCTCGCGGAAGGCAAGAGCGAGACGGAAACGCTGGAACTTACGCGCTATTCAGTGAGCGGCGCACGTCAAATCATCGAGCGCTACAACCGCCTAGGACTCAGTGGCCTCAAAGATGCGCGCCACGAGAACCAGGGAGCGCCACCTGTCCTCACCGCTGAGGAACAGCAGCAATTTGCTGCTGCCCTTCAGCAAGATTTTGACCAGGGCGTCGTTTGGGATGGCAACAGGGCGCAATCATGGGTCAAGGAGGTGCTCGGCAAAGAAATCTATCTGGGGCGCGGGTACGAACGAATGCGTCAAGCAGGCTTTAGTCCTCAAAAGCCACGCCCACGACATAAGAAAGGCGACCCGGTGGCCAAGGAAGCGTCCAAAACAAAGTCCTGA
- the yidD gene encoding membrane protein insertion efficiency factor YidD, translating into MSTIDRLALQGIRFYQRWLSPRKGFRCAHAALHGGESCSAAIARIIREDGLRAGQPHVAARFAACRTAHVALRSGSPLAFGTRTQVQGMCCCGPIPIPFRCG; encoded by the coding sequence ATGTCCACAATTGACCGACTGGCCCTGCAAGGCATCCGCTTCTACCAGCGCTGGCTCTCGCCGCGCAAGGGGTTTCGCTGCGCCCACGCCGCGCTTCACGGGGGCGAAAGCTGCTCGGCGGCTATCGCCCGCATCATCCGTGAAGACGGGTTGCGGGCCGGTCAGCCGCACGTCGCCGCCCGCTTTGCCGCTTGCCGGACGGCGCATGTGGCGCTGCGTTCCGGCTCTCCCCTCGCCTTCGGCACCCGTACCCAGGTGCAGGGGATGTGCTGCTGCGGGCCGATTCCGATTCCCTTCCGCTGCGGCTGA